Proteins from one Dromiciops gliroides isolate mDroGli1 chromosome 6, mDroGli1.pri, whole genome shotgun sequence genomic window:
- the SAP30 gene encoding histone deacetylase complex subunit SAP30, producing the protein MNGFPPDEVSRGGDAAAAVAAVVAAAAAAAAAASSGAGAGAGAGAASGAEVPGSGPAAAAAGPPGAAGPGPGQLCCLREDGERCSRAAGNASFSKRIQKSISQKKVKIDLDKTARHLYICDFHKNLIQSVRNRRKRKGSDDDGGDSPVQDIDTPEVDLYQLQVNTLRRYKRHFKLPTRPGLNKAQLVEIVGCHFRSIPVNEKDTLTYFIYSVKNDKNKPDLKIDSGVH; encoded by the exons ATGAACGGCTTCCCCCCGGACGAGGTGAGCCGGGGAGGTGACGCGGCCGCCGCCGTAGCCGCCGTGgtggccgccgccgccgccgccgccgctgccgcctcGTCCGGGGCCGGCGCCGGCGCCGGGGCGGGGGCCGCGAGCGGGGCCGAGGTGCCGGGCTCCGGGCCGGCGGCGGCCGCGGCGGGTCCCCCCGGCGCGGCGGGACCGGGCCCCGGGCAGCTGTGCTGCCTGCGGGAGGACGGCGAGAGGTGCAGCCGGGCGGCCGGCAACGCCAGCTTCAGCAAGAGGATCCAGAAGAGCATCTCCCAAAAGAAGGTCAAGATTGACCTGGACAAGACG GCAAGACACCTTTATATCTGTGACTTTCACAAAAACTTAATTCAGAGTGTTCGaaacagaagaaagaggaaagggagtgatGATGATGGAGGTGATTCACCTGTGCAAGATATAGATACTCCAGAG GTTGATTTATATCAATTACAAGTCAACACACTTCGGAGGTACAAAAGACACTTCAAGTTACCAACCAGACCAGGACTTAACAAAGCACAACTTGTTGAG ATAGTTGGTTGCCATTTTAGATCTATTCCTGTAAATGAAAAGGACACCTTAACATACTTCATCTACTCAGTAAAGAATGACAAGAACAAGCCAGATCTCAAGATTGATAGTGGTGTTCACTAG